The following are encoded together in the Capsulimonas corticalis genome:
- the flhA gene encoding flagellar biosynthesis protein FlhA gives MAVTTGVQSQGTGGAPSGIMGFFAKAAQQTDIAMALALIGMIAMLILPLPEALLDLGLVLNLAGAVLILLTSLYTTEPLQFSVFPALLLVTTLFRLALEVSAMKLIIGTGSAGHVIKTFGEVVIGGNYVVGIIVFLLLVVVQFVVITAGAGRVAEVAARFTLDAMPGKQMAIDADLNAGVITQDQARDRRKAVGQEADFYGAMDGANKFVRGDAIAAIVIIVLNIIGGFAMGLSKGEDVVQVLQKYTILTVGEGLVAQIPALLISTSAGLMVTRAASDTAMGGDIARQLFTSPRPLIIAGCLVLLFIPFGFPAPQTLLVAGILGGTGFMLIANEKKAVAVAHENAIAAAAPKPLAATTPQSLLPLLNVDVLELNFGYGLLGLVDQAAGGDLLDRITMIRQKTALELGLVIPTVRIRDDLHLRSNDYTIKLKGASVASGTVHPSSIMLIDPGVVIDPIVDGIPTREPAFGVPAQWVPKAMRDRAEMAGYTVVDPSSVITTHLAEVIKSYAAEIITRQDSQALIEHIRQANSAVVEELIPALMSVGEVQKVLQHLLRERISIRDMVTILETLADNASKTKDMDMLGEWVRAALARSICRQYVDESSGTLHALTLDPQLEQTLMEAVVPGSPALSLEPSVAREFLRSLGQHVERMAALGYQQPLLICMAALRLPLRRLTERSLPQLVILSYHEIVPNTDVRAVGSVTGTEHA, from the coding sequence GTGGCAGTCACAACAGGAGTACAGTCTCAGGGGACGGGCGGCGCGCCCTCCGGCATCATGGGTTTCTTCGCCAAAGCGGCGCAGCAAACCGATATCGCCATGGCCCTGGCGCTGATCGGCATGATCGCGATGCTGATTTTGCCGCTGCCCGAGGCGCTTCTGGACTTAGGTCTGGTGCTCAACCTCGCGGGCGCCGTTCTCATCCTTCTCACCTCGCTTTACACGACCGAACCGCTGCAATTCTCCGTTTTTCCCGCATTGCTCCTGGTCACAACGCTGTTCCGACTGGCCCTGGAAGTCTCGGCGATGAAGCTGATCATCGGCACCGGGTCGGCCGGGCATGTGATCAAGACATTCGGCGAAGTCGTCATTGGCGGCAACTACGTCGTGGGGATCATTGTTTTCCTGCTGCTGGTCGTCGTGCAGTTCGTCGTCATTACGGCCGGCGCCGGGCGCGTGGCGGAAGTCGCGGCGCGCTTTACGCTGGACGCGATGCCGGGCAAGCAGATGGCGATCGACGCGGACCTCAACGCCGGCGTCATCACCCAGGATCAGGCCCGCGACCGGCGCAAAGCGGTCGGCCAGGAAGCGGACTTTTACGGCGCGATGGACGGCGCCAATAAGTTCGTTCGCGGCGACGCAATCGCGGCGATCGTCATCATCGTTCTGAATATTATCGGCGGCTTCGCGATGGGCCTGAGCAAGGGCGAAGATGTCGTCCAGGTCCTGCAAAAGTATACGATCCTCACCGTCGGCGAAGGTCTGGTGGCTCAGATCCCGGCGCTGCTGATCTCGACCTCGGCGGGTCTGATGGTGACCCGGGCGGCGTCGGACACGGCGATGGGCGGCGACATCGCCCGCCAGTTGTTCACTTCGCCGCGCCCATTGATCATCGCCGGCTGTCTGGTGCTGCTGTTCATTCCTTTTGGCTTCCCTGCTCCGCAAACGCTTCTCGTGGCCGGCATTCTGGGCGGGACCGGCTTTATGCTGATTGCCAACGAGAAAAAGGCCGTGGCCGTGGCGCACGAAAACGCGATCGCCGCCGCCGCGCCCAAACCGCTCGCCGCGACAACGCCGCAAAGTCTGCTTCCGCTGCTCAATGTTGATGTGTTGGAGCTCAATTTTGGGTATGGACTATTAGGTTTGGTGGACCAGGCCGCCGGCGGCGATCTGCTCGACCGAATCACGATGATCCGGCAAAAAACAGCCCTGGAACTGGGACTTGTGATCCCAACGGTGCGTATCCGGGACGACCTGCATCTTCGCTCGAACGACTATACGATCAAGCTGAAGGGCGCCAGCGTCGCCAGCGGAACGGTCCATCCCAGTTCGATCATGCTGATCGATCCCGGCGTCGTCATCGATCCGATCGTCGACGGCATCCCGACCCGGGAGCCCGCCTTCGGCGTGCCGGCCCAGTGGGTTCCGAAAGCGATGCGCGATCGCGCCGAGATGGCGGGCTACACAGTTGTCGACCCTTCGTCGGTGATCACGACGCATCTCGCGGAAGTGATCAAGAGCTACGCGGCGGAGATTATCACCCGCCAGGATTCGCAGGCGCTGATCGAGCATATCCGCCAGGCAAACTCGGCGGTTGTGGAAGAGTTGATCCCGGCGCTGATGAGCGTCGGCGAGGTCCAGAAGGTCTTGCAGCACCTGCTGCGCGAACGGATCTCTATCCGGGACATGGTCACGATTTTGGAAACTCTGGCGGACAACGCGTCAAAGACCAAAGACATGGATATGCTCGGCGAATGGGTGCGCGCCGCGCTGGCCCGCTCCATCTGCCGCCAGTATGTGGATGAAAGCTCCGGAACCCTGCATGCGCTCACGCTGGATCCCCAGCTGGAGCAGACTCTGATGGAGGCGGTGGTGCCGGGCTCGCCCGCGCTGTCGCTGGAGCCATCGGTCGCCCGAGAGTTTTTAAGGTCGCTGGGACAGCACGTAGAGCGCATGGCGGCTCTTGGCTACCAGCAGCCGCTCCTGATCTGCATGGCGGCCCTTCGCCTGCCGCTTCGCCGTTTGACCGAACGTTCTCTTCCGCAGCTGGTCATTCTTTCGTATCACGAAATCGTCCCGAACACGGATGTCCGCGCCGTCGGTTCGGTAACAGGAACAGAACATGCCTAA
- the sdhB gene encoding succinate dehydrogenase iron-sulfur subunit — protein sequence MADAKTILVKIKRRKDQNSAPYWEEFAVPHQPNMNVISLLMEIRKNPVTSDGKQTTAPVWDMNCLENVCGSCTMVMNGRVGQSCATLVANLQQPITLEPMTKFPTVKDLIVDRSRMFENLKKIRGWIPIDGTYDLGPGPRMNERDRQEAYEFSQCMTCGSCLEACPQVNEHSNFIGPAAIGQVRLFNSHPTGHMNADERLEAIGGSDGVTSCGNAQNCVKVCPKNIPLTDAIAEMHRDVTLFKIKRFFRGK from the coding sequence ATGGCGGACGCAAAGACAATTCTCGTCAAAATCAAGCGGCGTAAGGATCAGAACTCCGCTCCCTACTGGGAGGAGTTCGCGGTCCCGCATCAGCCGAATATGAACGTGATCTCGCTCCTGATGGAGATCCGCAAGAATCCCGTCACCAGTGACGGCAAGCAGACGACCGCGCCGGTTTGGGATATGAACTGCCTGGAGAACGTCTGCGGCTCCTGCACCATGGTCATGAACGGCCGGGTCGGACAGAGCTGCGCGACTCTGGTGGCGAACCTTCAGCAGCCGATCACGCTGGAGCCGATGACCAAGTTCCCTACTGTGAAGGACTTGATCGTGGACCGCTCCCGGATGTTCGAGAACCTGAAGAAGATCCGAGGCTGGATCCCGATCGACGGAACCTATGATCTGGGACCTGGACCGCGCATGAACGAACGGGACCGGCAGGAAGCCTATGAGTTTTCGCAGTGTATGACCTGCGGCAGCTGCCTGGAAGCCTGCCCTCAGGTCAATGAGCACTCGAACTTCATCGGCCCGGCAGCAATCGGTCAGGTACGCCTGTTCAACAGCCACCCGACCGGGCATATGAACGCCGACGAGCGGCTGGAGGCGATTGGCGGATCGGACGGAGTGACGTCGTGCGGCAACGCGCAGAACTGCGTCAAAGTTTGCCCCAAGAACATTCCGCTCACCGACGCCATCGCCGAGATGCACCGCGACGTCACATTGTTCAAGATCAAGCGCTTCTTCCGAGGCAAGTAA
- a CDS encoding suppressor of fused domain protein: MSLFDKFGKKPRTDTPQSVPTPRPIGFSAAPPEWAEQRGEFYDDYFGGAAMVAHEIISQIPTIHVYIYPPHGSRNYSTLITSGVSDLPMPMEPGQNLPIEKRRVELFMRVPRLDMAEFTTDMPWQVQMLRFIGKFPFENSRPLVEFKTFTLGEVPESDVLKHVVLMPPFYEAPPFTSGLTHLDGTRVSFLWLDLITDAELEAKLSGGSEALMQIFKRSKHTPILNVGRPSYV, translated from the coding sequence ATGAGTTTATTTGATAAGTTCGGCAAGAAACCACGGACAGATACCCCTCAATCCGTCCCCACGCCTCGGCCAATAGGGTTCTCCGCCGCCCCGCCGGAATGGGCGGAGCAGCGCGGCGAATTCTACGATGATTACTTCGGCGGCGCCGCCATGGTGGCCCACGAGATCATCTCACAAATACCGACCATCCATGTGTACATCTATCCTCCTCATGGATCGCGCAACTACAGCACTTTGATCACCAGCGGAGTGAGCGATCTACCGATGCCGATGGAGCCGGGCCAAAACTTGCCGATCGAGAAACGGCGCGTCGAGTTATTCATGCGTGTGCCAAGGCTGGATATGGCGGAATTTACCACGGATATGCCCTGGCAAGTTCAGATGCTCCGATTCATTGGGAAGTTTCCCTTTGAAAACAGCCGTCCCTTGGTGGAGTTCAAAACGTTCACATTGGGAGAGGTTCCCGAAAGCGACGTGCTGAAACATGTCGTACTGATGCCGCCATTTTATGAAGCGCCCCCCTTCACATCCGGTTTGACTCACCTGGATGGAACGCGCGTCTCCTTCCTCTGGCTGGACTTGATCACGGACGCCGAGCTGGAGGCAAAGCTCAGCGGCGGGTCGGAAGCGCTCATGCAAATCTTCAAGCGCAGCAAGCACACTCCAATCCTCAATGTGGGCCGCCCGTCGTATGTATAG
- a CDS encoding SMI1/KNR4 family protein produces MSFANEFSQRFKTGDDPHALAADFIDWWYDPFVLLPEHGNTEDEITATEGDLGFRLPETLRRWYALCGRRLEIVSHQDIFLELHELTPPVPPTELFVFHAENQGVAYWGARTEDLARPNPPVYVYERTRLMERDNVSTTNFLLTTLVYEAAFRARSDEDARQLGQIFSALQDANPQASSIWPRRIIGLAPLDHEGDFD; encoded by the coding sequence ATGTCATTCGCTAACGAGTTTTCACAGCGCTTCAAGACCGGCGACGATCCACACGCTCTCGCCGCCGATTTTATCGACTGGTGGTACGATCCTTTCGTCCTTCTGCCCGAACACGGAAACACCGAGGACGAAATTACGGCCACGGAAGGCGACCTTGGCTTCCGACTTCCAGAAACTCTGCGGCGCTGGTACGCTCTCTGCGGACGCCGCCTGGAAATCGTCAGTCATCAGGATATATTCCTCGAACTGCATGAGCTCACTCCACCCGTCCCGCCGACAGAATTGTTCGTGTTTCACGCCGAAAACCAGGGAGTGGCGTACTGGGGCGCCCGTACGGAAGACCTTGCTCGTCCCAACCCACCCGTCTATGTGTATGAACGAACTCGTCTAATGGAGCGAGACAATGTCTCGACCACCAATTTTCTCCTGACGACTCTGGTCTACGAAGCAGCATTCCGCGCCAGATCCGATGAGGACGCCCGACAATTGGGACAGATCTTCTCTGCCCTTCAAGACGCCAATCCTCAAGCCTCATCGATTTGGCCGCGCCGAATCATCGGCCTGGCGCCCCTCGATCACGAAGGAGATTTCGATTGA
- a CDS encoding ribbon-helix-helix domain-containing protein — MSISLTPEQEAIVQDRLASGRYASAEDVITDALFHLNQTDEEYIAWVRREVTAGAEELTAGASAPLEPLDVLLAEARARYHPKSH; from the coding sequence ATGTCCATTTCACTCACACCGGAACAGGAGGCGATTGTGCAAGACCGGTTAGCATCCGGCCGATATGCTTCGGCGGAGGATGTGATTACGGACGCCTTATTTCATCTGAACCAAACCGATGAGGAATACATTGCTTGGGTTCGACGGGAAGTAACAGCAGGCGCCGAAGAATTGACAGCAGGCGCTTCGGCTCCGCTTGAGCCTTTGGACGTTTTGCTTGCTGAAGCCCGCGCACGCTATCATCCTAAGAGCCATTAA
- a CDS encoding glucose-6-phosphate isomerase: MAASLPLKLDYGYLAPDVDLDEVQSWQDQVDLAHKKVTQGGGLGDEYLGWVDPGKIVSEDEVATIKTLAAGIRESSDYLVSIGIGGSYLGARAVIEALGAGDGPEVVYAGNSLSAFDHDRLLRKLDGKKFSINAISKSGTTTEPAVAFRLFRDLLTRQVGAEEARKKIVATTDAAKGALRKFADEEGYATLKIADDVGGRYSVLSPVGLLPIAVAGIDIDGLLAGARDVAAATNSTDVTKNPAYFYAAARNLLYRKGYSTEIFASFEPRLHYVAEWWKQLFGESEGKSHISLFPAAVELTTDLHSMGQWIQEGRRNIIETFVILDGGEPEVLIPPSDSDLDELGYLQGKSLQYVNEAAYKATALAHRDGGVPNSTVHLSQLDAYSLGALIYFFERACGVSGYLGGINPFNQPGVEAYKKNMFALLGKPKFEQATQEVQARLKAQSADTVVGF, translated from the coding sequence ATGGCCGCTTCGCTGCCGCTGAAATTGGATTACGGATATCTCGCTCCCGACGTGGATCTGGACGAGGTGCAATCATGGCAAGATCAAGTGGACCTGGCGCACAAGAAGGTGACGCAGGGCGGCGGGCTGGGGGATGAGTACCTCGGCTGGGTGGACCCCGGCAAGATCGTTAGCGAGGACGAAGTGGCGACGATCAAGACGCTGGCGGCCGGTATCCGCGAAAGTTCGGATTATCTGGTCTCGATCGGCATCGGCGGCTCTTATCTGGGCGCCCGCGCTGTGATCGAAGCGCTTGGAGCGGGCGACGGTCCGGAAGTGGTTTACGCCGGCAATTCGCTTTCGGCGTTCGATCATGACCGCCTGCTGCGCAAACTTGACGGCAAGAAGTTCTCGATCAACGCGATCTCCAAGTCCGGCACCACCACCGAACCCGCCGTCGCGTTTCGCCTGTTCCGAGACCTGCTGACGCGTCAGGTCGGCGCCGAGGAAGCCCGTAAAAAGATCGTCGCCACCACCGACGCCGCGAAGGGCGCCCTGCGCAAATTCGCCGATGAAGAGGGCTACGCCACGCTGAAGATCGCCGACGATGTCGGCGGCCGCTATTCGGTCCTCAGCCCCGTCGGCCTGCTGCCGATCGCCGTTGCCGGCATCGATATCGACGGCCTGCTGGCCGGCGCGCGCGATGTCGCGGCCGCCACGAACAGCACGGATGTCACCAAGAACCCGGCGTATTTCTACGCCGCCGCGCGCAACTTGCTCTACCGCAAGGGATACTCCACGGAGATCTTCGCCTCATTCGAGCCGCGCCTGCATTACGTCGCCGAGTGGTGGAAGCAGCTCTTTGGCGAAAGCGAAGGCAAGAGCCACATCTCCCTGTTCCCCGCCGCCGTCGAACTGACCACGGACCTGCACTCCATGGGCCAGTGGATCCAGGAAGGCCGCCGCAACATCATCGAGACCTTCGTTATTCTCGACGGCGGCGAACCCGAAGTCCTGATTCCGCCGTCGGACAGCGACCTCGACGAGCTCGGTTATCTCCAGGGCAAATCGCTGCAATATGTCAACGAAGCCGCCTACAAGGCCACGGCGCTCGCGCACCGCGACGGCGGCGTGCCCAACAGCACCGTACACCTTTCGCAGCTCGACGCTTATTCCCTCGGCGCATTGATCTACTTCTTCGAGCGCGCCTGCGGCGTATCGGGCTACCTGGGCGGCATCAATCCGTTCAATCAGCCCGGCGTCGAAGCGTACAAAAAGAACATGTTCGCGCTGCTCGGCAAGCCCAAGTTCGAGCAGGCGACCCAGGAAGTCCAGGCGCGGCTGAAGGCGCAGAGCGCGGATACGGTGGTCGGGTTCTGA
- a CDS encoding VOC family protein, whose amino-acid sequence MTALPTIKAVVPFLPCSDLLAARIYYREALGFSGLDWIWGEPPMAAGVSRDGVWLFLSQDPDLAARMTGFRFYIDVENLESLYEQHQVASVKIVHPLEEKPWGTTEYTVEDIHGYHLHFRRAPE is encoded by the coding sequence ATGACAGCTCTCCCAACAATCAAAGCCGTCGTTCCCTTTCTCCCTTGCTCCGATCTTCTCGCTGCCCGAATATACTACCGGGAGGCGCTTGGGTTCTCCGGTCTGGACTGGATTTGGGGCGAACCGCCGATGGCGGCCGGCGTCAGCCGCGACGGAGTTTGGCTATTTCTCTCACAGGATCCCGATCTCGCTGCCCGGATGACTGGATTCCGGTTCTATATCGATGTCGAAAATCTCGAGTCGCTTTATGAACAGCATCAAGTCGCCAGCGTAAAGATCGTACATCCTCTTGAGGAGAAGCCGTGGGGAACGACTGAATATACAGTCGAGGACATTCACGGATATCACTTACATTTCCGCCGCGCTCCTGAATAA
- a CDS encoding type II toxin-antitoxin system RelE/ParE family toxin gives MLPILRSERAKSDILDIWLYIAERENPEIADRFLAKLYLAIERIATFPQAGPVCSHIYPDIRRSIYGSYLIYYLVHSDHIEIARILHGSRDQMIDYHK, from the coding sequence TTGCTGCCTATCCTCCGGTCCGAACGAGCAAAATCGGATATTCTGGACATTTGGCTGTACATCGCCGAGCGTGAGAATCCAGAGATCGCAGATCGTTTTCTCGCGAAGCTCTACTTGGCTATTGAGCGAATCGCCACTTTCCCCCAAGCCGGTCCTGTTTGCTCTCACATCTATCCCGACATTCGCCGAAGTATTTACGGCTCCTATCTCATCTATTATTTAGTCCATTCGGACCATATCGAAATTGCACGCATTCTCCATGGTTCGCGTGATCAAATGATCGACTACCACAAATAA
- a CDS encoding GNAT family N-acetyltransferase — MTPTLNTQRLILRPLRESDAPRIQELFPHWEVVQYMAAVIPWPYPDNGAQVYMEHALAKNAAGERYSWALTLKAAGDDRLIGVIELMPPNPEDSRGFWIGQPYWKQGYMTEAVAAVNDFAFDVLEMPYLRLNNAEANIGSHRLKEKSGATITKITDDVPFVSGKLRQIGWTLTQEQWRANR, encoded by the coding sequence ATGACGCCAACCCTAAACACCCAACGCCTGATTCTGCGTCCACTTCGCGAATCCGACGCCCCACGAATCCAGGAACTCTTCCCTCACTGGGAAGTCGTCCAATATATGGCGGCGGTCATCCCGTGGCCCTACCCCGACAATGGAGCGCAGGTGTATATGGAGCATGCGCTTGCGAAAAACGCCGCCGGGGAGCGATATAGCTGGGCGCTCACGCTCAAGGCGGCCGGCGACGATCGGCTCATTGGCGTGATTGAGTTAATGCCGCCGAATCCCGAAGACAGCCGGGGCTTCTGGATAGGCCAGCCCTATTGGAAGCAAGGCTACATGACGGAGGCGGTCGCCGCCGTGAATGATTTTGCTTTTGATGTGCTGGAGATGCCATATTTGAGACTGAACAACGCCGAAGCGAATATCGGCTCGCATCGATTGAAAGAAAAGTCGGGAGCGACGATTACTAAGATCACCGACGACGTTCCGTTTGTCTCCGGCAAACTCCGTCAGATCGGATGGACGCTGACGCAGGAGCAGTGGCGTGCGAATCGGTAA
- a CDS encoding succinate dehydrogenase cytochrome b558 subunit yields MASSIPVSNEATNTRGLRDPYLWHKLHSLSGILPIGIFLMQHLIANSYALRGPGAFETVVKVFGYLPFVAILEIVIIYIPILYHGIYGIFIAAHGQQNLGSYSYGRNWMYFLQRISGVIAFFYIGFHVWNTSLQRYFLEWQGSPDPGKAIGWESMAGQFADPLFFAFYVIGITATVFHFANGIWNFCIRWGVTISPRSQKISAYVCAGIFAVFTLIGLATANRFRVAGLNHERAAISAPGAATKVARG; encoded by the coding sequence ATGGCTTCCTCAATACCCGTCTCGAACGAGGCGACGAACACGCGAGGGCTGCGTGACCCGTATTTATGGCATAAGCTGCACTCGCTCTCAGGGATCCTGCCGATCGGCATCTTCTTGATGCAGCACTTGATCGCCAACTCCTACGCCCTGCGCGGTCCGGGCGCGTTCGAAACGGTGGTCAAGGTCTTTGGTTATCTGCCCTTTGTGGCGATTCTGGAGATTGTGATCATCTATATCCCGATTTTGTATCATGGGATCTACGGTATCTTTATCGCGGCGCACGGGCAGCAGAATCTCGGCAGTTACAGCTACGGTCGGAACTGGATGTACTTCCTCCAGCGCATCAGCGGCGTGATCGCATTTTTCTACATCGGCTTCCACGTTTGGAATACGAGCCTTCAGCGTTACTTCCTGGAGTGGCAGGGCTCGCCCGATCCCGGAAAAGCGATCGGCTGGGAATCCATGGCCGGGCAGTTCGCGGACCCGCTGTTCTTCGCGTTCTATGTGATCGGAATCACGGCGACGGTGTTCCACTTCGCGAATGGCATCTGGAACTTCTGTATCCGCTGGGGCGTCACGATCTCGCCGCGTTCGCAGAAAATCAGCGCTTATGTCTGCGCGGGGATCTTCGCGGTCTTTACTTTGATTGGACTGGCGACGGCCAACCGCTTCCGTGTGGCGGGCCTGAACCATGAACGGGCCGCGATTTCCGCGCCGGGCGCGGCGACTAAGGTCGCGAGGGGATAA
- the flhF gene encoding flagellar biosynthesis protein FlhF, producing the protein MRVKSITGATIAQCLLQAKMELGSDAVILSKRSVRKGGFFGLGGKNMIEVTFGVSDDGARDDQASAGYIQKLESQIATLSTSVQALVDSSGKRKAGDYPPVGAIEPDGMIGDLISRRGRGKAAEPGQQDAYAALARQLLDADIAPPLVRQMIAELPMGLSTGAATSEMRTQISQKLLIANRVEIQPGGKLRVLAFVGTTGVGKTTTIAKLAAQYSLVERRRVGVITMDTQRIAAAQQLQTYGDILRVPVRIAHDKAEMVAQLSDYARDGMELVLLDTAGRSPNDILPLGETAQLFDGVGVVQKFLAVPATLSPRDMDNVVGRFYNTFAPDALILTKLDEATDSACFGKLLTVQAKYAIPLAYITTGQKVPDDIAFPDSHAIAARILSTAIL; encoded by the coding sequence ATGCGCGTTAAATCAATCACCGGCGCGACGATCGCGCAATGTCTGCTTCAAGCGAAGATGGAACTGGGCTCGGACGCCGTCATTCTGAGCAAACGCTCGGTCCGAAAGGGCGGCTTCTTCGGACTGGGCGGCAAAAATATGATCGAGGTCACGTTCGGCGTCTCGGACGACGGCGCGCGTGACGATCAAGCGAGCGCCGGTTATATCCAAAAGCTGGAATCGCAGATCGCGACTCTCTCGACCAGCGTCCAGGCGCTCGTCGACTCTTCGGGAAAGCGCAAGGCCGGCGATTATCCCCCGGTCGGCGCCATTGAGCCCGACGGCATGATCGGCGACTTGATCAGCCGGCGCGGGCGCGGCAAGGCCGCCGAACCTGGCCAGCAGGACGCCTACGCCGCGCTGGCCCGCCAGCTTCTCGACGCCGATATCGCGCCGCCGCTCGTGCGCCAGATGATCGCTGAGCTCCCCATGGGCCTCAGCACCGGAGCCGCCACCAGTGAGATGCGCACGCAGATCTCGCAAAAGCTCCTGATCGCGAACCGCGTCGAGATCCAGCCCGGGGGCAAGCTTCGCGTCCTGGCCTTCGTCGGCACCACGGGCGTCGGCAAGACCACCACCATCGCCAAGCTCGCCGCCCAGTACTCCCTGGTCGAGCGCCGCCGGGTGGGGGTCATCACCATGGACACCCAGCGGATCGCCGCCGCCCAGCAGCTCCAGACCTACGGCGACATCCTGCGCGTCCCGGTCCGGATCGCGCATGATAAGGCCGAAATGGTCGCCCAGCTTTCGGATTACGCCCGCGACGGTATGGAGCTTGTCCTGCTCGACACCGCCGGCCGCTCACCCAACGACATATTGCCGCTCGGCGAAACCGCGCAGCTCTTCGACGGCGTCGGCGTCGTCCAGAAATTCCTGGCCGTTCCCGCCACGCTCTCGCCCCGCGACATGGACAACGTCGTCGGCCGCTTCTACAACACCTTCGCACCCGACGCGCTGATCCTGACCAAACTCGACGAAGCCACAGACAGCGCCTGCTTCGGCAAACTGCTCACCGTGCAAGCCAAGTACGCCATCCCACTCGCCTACATCACCACCGGCCAAAAAGTCCCCGACGACATCGCCTTCCCAGACTCCCACGCCATCGCCGCCCGGATTTTGTCAACGGCGATTTTATAA
- a CDS encoding DUF4253 domain-containing protein, protein MTLAAAEISLAESLEFSPQVCVLLQEVSQRPLERLVITESIDDEWVQRHGDGISVMLKREGAERFVHDQQHQLLKQGYLVFASSRLDLRGCGAGDELILLKTSDLYEMIRVRNTYAYELTNDEIINQLKSWDELCGIRLLGAGPDWISMEFLSLPENLLPFALSVYRFCSEGIGEFEEVDEEGEPLWFDKVDAQFPERIEEAFHGPRAEEGLEYATYDEKCAKLVAGGLAANQSIFFWWD, encoded by the coding sequence ATGACGCTTGCCGCCGCCGAAATCTCTCTCGCCGAAAGTCTTGAATTTTCTCCCCAAGTCTGCGTGCTGCTTCAGGAAGTCTCGCAACGCCCATTGGAGCGTCTTGTGATCACGGAATCAATCGACGACGAATGGGTGCAGCGGCACGGCGATGGGATTTCGGTGATGTTGAAGCGCGAAGGCGCTGAACGATTCGTCCATGATCAGCAACACCAGCTCTTGAAGCAAGGATATCTTGTGTTTGCCAGCTCGCGCCTTGACCTGCGCGGGTGCGGAGCCGGCGACGAGCTCATCCTGCTGAAAACGTCGGATCTTTACGAAATGATTCGTGTCCGCAATACCTATGCATATGAGCTGACGAACGACGAGATCATCAATCAACTCAAAAGCTGGGACGAACTCTGCGGAATTCGACTGCTTGGCGCCGGGCCGGATTGGATCTCCATGGAGTTCCTCTCTCTCCCAGAAAACTTGCTTCCGTTCGCACTCAGTGTATACCGATTCTGCTCGGAAGGGATTGGCGAGTTCGAAGAAGTCGATGAAGAGGGCGAACCGCTCTGGTTCGATAAAGTCGACGCTCAGTTCCCAGAGCGCATCGAAGAAGCGTTCCACGGTCCACGTGCGGAGGAAGGTCTTGAATACGCAACATATGACGAAAAATGCGCCAAGTTGGTGGCGGGAGGTCTTGCCGCAAACCAAAGCATTTTTTTCTGGTGGGATTGA